The following are from one region of the Actinoplanes sp. L3-i22 genome:
- a CDS encoding barstar family protein → MTGFPWLLVDQNIDDGDAVVAACADIDGLFADPGEPPVERYTLQGCAPAGALRAACDGFGDPWLGNIGLETIHRADSKHPRECWECTEELLDLTVTDVRPTGFGVFDVTLEGRLRIDPEHRKRRRGPDRAPEADGYVLTGITGEGEEKFGTCQEVSGVFRPRPEHLPRPATLIGCRPEPRLSRAIDALQRGSARHRRMIIASIFSVADDGTATHMLDSGLGAEVSEVRPSVLGDGLLDVTFASTYGDAIKGGRPSGAREIWDHWRTGRPAETGLWAAYPAALRHEWAGAALAHHRPGADRPSGTTYHLDGRHVTDEDGFYCAIGEAINGPGGYFGWNAGALHDCLLGDWGAAPGFRLVWHDSAVARKHLVPGYDRRDWCPAVTMEHLLAWLAEDGAEVELL, encoded by the coding sequence ATGACCGGCTTTCCCTGGCTTCTCGTCGACCAGAACATCGACGACGGCGACGCGGTGGTGGCGGCGTGTGCCGACATCGACGGCCTGTTCGCCGACCCGGGTGAGCCGCCGGTCGAGCGGTACACGCTGCAGGGCTGCGCCCCGGCCGGCGCGCTGCGCGCGGCGTGCGACGGGTTCGGCGACCCCTGGCTGGGCAACATCGGCCTGGAGACGATCCACCGGGCCGACTCGAAACATCCCCGCGAGTGCTGGGAGTGCACCGAGGAGTTGCTCGACCTGACCGTCACCGACGTGCGCCCGACCGGGTTCGGCGTCTTCGACGTCACCCTGGAGGGGCGGCTGCGAATAGACCCGGAACACCGCAAACGCCGCCGCGGGCCGGACCGGGCGCCGGAGGCCGACGGGTACGTGCTGACCGGCATCACCGGCGAGGGCGAGGAGAAGTTCGGCACCTGCCAGGAGGTGTCCGGGGTGTTCCGCCCGCGGCCCGAGCACCTGCCCCGGCCGGCCACGCTGATCGGCTGCCGGCCCGAGCCGCGGCTGTCCCGGGCGATCGACGCGCTGCAGCGGGGCTCGGCCCGGCACCGGCGGATGATCATCGCGTCGATCTTCAGCGTCGCCGACGACGGCACCGCCACCCATATGCTGGACAGCGGGCTGGGCGCGGAGGTGTCGGAGGTCCGGCCGTCGGTGCTCGGCGACGGGCTGCTCGACGTGACGTTCGCCAGCACGTACGGGGACGCGATCAAAGGCGGTCGCCCGAGCGGGGCGCGGGAGATCTGGGACCACTGGCGGACCGGCCGGCCGGCCGAGACCGGGCTCTGGGCGGCCTACCCGGCGGCGCTGCGGCACGAGTGGGCCGGCGCGGCGCTCGCCCATCACCGGCCCGGGGCGGACCGGCCGTCCGGGACGACGTACCACCTGGACGGGCGGCACGTCACCGACGAGGACGGGTTCTACTGCGCGATCGGCGAGGCGATCAACGGCCCCGGCGGGTACTTCGGGTGGAACGCCGGCGCGCTGCACGACTGCCTGCTCGGGGACTGGGGTGCGGCGCCCGGGTTCCGGCTGGTCTGGCACGACTCGGCGGTGGCCCGCAAGCACCTGGTGCCCGGCTACGACCGGCGGGACTGGTGTCCGGCGGTGACCATGGAGCACCTGCTCGCCTGGCTCGCCGAGGACGGCGCCGAGGTGGAGCTTCTCTGA
- a CDS encoding site-specific tyrosine recombinase XerD has protein sequence MTLDRAINAYLDHLGVERGLSRNTLASYRRDLDRYAEQLTAAGIDDLAQVRPADVTGHLASLRDGGLASSSAARAISAVRGLHRFAVRERLVPHDVSADVRPPTPPKRLPKALDVDQVDRLLAVPAADTPLGLRDRALLEFLYGTGARISEAVGADIDDLELGSPEESSALLRGKGGRTRLVPVGGYARTALQTYLVRARPALSENGRGTPAIFLNARGGRLSRQSAWTVLHRCAGAAGLPVDGPHAVSPHTLRHSYATHLLDGGADVRVVQELLGHASVTTTQVYTLVTVERLREVYATSHPRAR, from the coding sequence CTGACACTCGATCGGGCGATAAACGCGTACCTCGATCATCTGGGGGTGGAGCGCGGGCTGTCCCGCAACACGCTCGCGTCGTACCGTCGTGATCTTGATCGTTACGCTGAGCAACTGACCGCGGCCGGGATCGACGACCTGGCCCAGGTGCGGCCGGCCGACGTGACCGGGCACCTCGCGTCGCTGCGGGACGGCGGCCTGGCCTCGTCGTCCGCGGCCCGGGCGATCAGCGCGGTGCGCGGCCTGCACCGGTTCGCGGTCCGCGAGCGGCTGGTCCCGCACGACGTGTCCGCGGACGTGCGCCCGCCGACCCCGCCGAAGCGGCTGCCCAAGGCGCTCGACGTGGACCAGGTCGACCGGCTGCTCGCGGTGCCGGCCGCGGACACGCCGCTGGGGCTGCGCGACCGGGCGCTGCTGGAGTTCCTCTACGGCACCGGGGCGCGGATCTCCGAGGCGGTCGGCGCCGACATCGACGACCTCGAGCTGGGTTCGCCCGAGGAGAGCTCGGCGCTGCTGCGCGGCAAGGGCGGGCGGACCCGGCTGGTCCCGGTCGGCGGCTACGCCCGGACCGCGCTGCAGACCTACCTCGTCCGGGCCCGGCCGGCCCTGTCCGAAAACGGTCGCGGCACCCCGGCGATCTTCCTGAACGCCCGCGGCGGCCGGCTGTCCCGGCAGAGCGCGTGGACCGTGCTGCACCGGTGTGCCGGGGCGGCCGGTCTCCCGGTGGACGGCCCGCACGCGGTCAGCCCGCACACGCTGCGTCACTCCTACGCCACGCATCTGCTCGACGGTGGCGCCGATGTGCGCGTGGTGCAGGAACTGCTGGGACACGCCTCGGTCACCACGACGCAGGTGTATACCCTGGTGACCGTCGAGCGCCTGCGCGAGGTCTACGCGACTTCTCACCCACGCGCTCGTTAG
- a CDS encoding maleylpyruvate isomerase family mycothiol-dependent enzyme — MVSMIADERRRMAELIESLKPSELHTPSLCAGWTVHEVAAHLCSPWQLGARRIVPAVLRHGFRVHRANADLVRDLALALTADEIGRQLRFNAEFAFSPPVVGPLGQLTDLQVHGQDICRPLGLTRDLVPERMLLSLEFLISPKARGSFVPRGRLDGLRFLAEDLDWEGGQGLLTVRGSGEALMLALTGRPVVLDELSGSGVAALRARIAA; from the coding sequence ATGGTGTCGATGATCGCCGATGAGCGCCGCCGGATGGCGGAGCTGATCGAGTCGTTGAAGCCCAGCGAGCTGCACACGCCCAGCCTCTGTGCAGGCTGGACCGTGCACGAGGTCGCCGCCCACCTCTGTTCACCGTGGCAGCTCGGCGCCCGGCGGATCGTCCCGGCCGTGCTCCGGCACGGCTTCCGGGTGCACCGGGCCAACGCCGACCTGGTCCGCGACCTGGCGCTCGCCCTGACCGCCGACGAGATCGGCCGGCAGCTGCGGTTCAACGCCGAGTTCGCCTTCAGCCCGCCGGTCGTCGGCCCGCTCGGGCAGCTCACCGACCTGCAGGTGCACGGGCAGGACATCTGCCGCCCGCTCGGCCTGACCCGCGACCTGGTCCCCGAGCGGATGCTGCTCTCACTGGAGTTCCTGATCAGCCCGAAGGCGCGCGGCTCGTTCGTGCCGCGCGGCCGGCTGGACGGGTTGCGGTTCCTCGCCGAGGACCTGGACTGGGAGGGCGGTCAGGGGCTGCTGACCGTGCGGGGGAGTGGGGAGGCGCTGATGCTGGCGCTGACCGGCCGTCCCGTCGTGCTGGACGAGCTGTCCGGCAGTGGGGTGGCGGCGTTGCGTGCCCGGATCGCGGCTTGA
- a CDS encoding ParA family protein — protein sequence MSGHGQRAEAWTAVLRDQQSSLDLGADLGPADPTAYTMRRPIPEPMPTDRHGPARIIALANQKGGVGKTTTTINLGAALAEYGRKVLLVDFDPQGACSVGLGVNPHNLDLSVYNLLMQDDVSTEDVIIKTDIDGLHLLPANIDLSAAEIQLVNEVAREMALARALRSVRKEYDFILIDCQPSLGLLAINALTIANAVLIPLECEFFSLRGVALLLDTIDKVRERLNFDLELEGILATMYDSRTTHCRQVLQRVVEAFGDKVYQTVITKTVKFPESTVAGAPITTLDPASSGARNYRQLAREVIAAKAERG from the coding sequence ATGTCAGGGCACGGCCAGCGTGCGGAGGCGTGGACTGCCGTCCTCCGTGACCAGCAGAGCTCCCTCGACCTCGGCGCCGACCTGGGTCCGGCCGACCCCACGGCGTACACGATGCGCCGCCCGATCCCCGAGCCCATGCCGACCGATCGGCACGGCCCGGCGCGGATCATCGCGCTCGCGAACCAGAAGGGTGGCGTCGGCAAGACGACCACCACGATCAACCTCGGCGCGGCCCTGGCGGAGTACGGGCGGAAGGTGCTCCTCGTCGACTTCGACCCGCAGGGCGCCTGCTCGGTCGGCCTCGGCGTGAACCCGCACAACCTCGACCTGAGCGTCTACAACCTGCTGATGCAGGACGACGTCTCCACCGAGGACGTCATCATCAAGACCGACATCGACGGCCTGCACCTGCTGCCGGCCAACATCGACCTCTCCGCGGCCGAGATCCAGCTGGTCAACGAGGTGGCGCGGGAGATGGCGCTGGCCCGCGCGCTGCGCTCGGTCCGCAAGGAGTACGACTTCATCCTGATCGACTGCCAGCCCTCCCTGGGCCTGCTGGCGATCAACGCGCTGACCATCGCGAACGCCGTGCTGATCCCGCTGGAGTGCGAGTTCTTCTCGCTGCGCGGCGTGGCCCTGCTGCTCGACACGATCGACAAGGTCCGCGAGCGGCTGAACTTCGACCTGGAGCTCGAGGGCATCCTGGCGACGATGTACGACTCCCGCACCACGCACTGCCGCCAGGTGCTGCAGCGGGTCGTCGAGGCGTTCGGCGACAAGGTGTACCAGACGGTCATCACGAAGACGGTGAAGTTCCCGGAGTCGACCGTCGCGGGCGCGCCGATCACTACGCTGGACCCGGCGTCCTCGGGCGCCCGGAACTACCGTCAGCTCGCACGTGAGGTCATCGCCGCCAAGGCAGAACGAGGTTAG
- a CDS encoding SAM-dependent methyltransferase: protein MAVDLNTAVPHSARIYDYLLGGKDNFAADRAAAAAIVKASPSLPISMRANRNYLARAAHYLAADLGIRQFLDIGAGLPTSPNLHEVVQRVDPTAKIVYVDNDPIVLVHARALLTSTPEGSTTYLDADLLDADKIIKASEVRALDFSRPIAISLIAVLQFVTDEAEAHRIIDTLMARLAPGSALAISTVTAHNEQAVQGAKAYTARGIPAKPRTDDEVAALFRGLDLVEPGVQLVHRWRPDPAATAVDDLHVQMSGGVAVKR, encoded by the coding sequence ATGGCCGTCGATCTCAACACCGCCGTCCCGCACTCCGCCCGCATCTACGACTACCTGCTGGGCGGCAAGGACAACTTCGCGGCGGACCGGGCCGCGGCCGCCGCGATCGTGAAGGCGTCCCCCAGCCTGCCGATCTCGATGCGCGCCAACCGCAACTACCTGGCCCGCGCGGCCCACTACCTCGCCGCCGACCTGGGCATCCGCCAGTTCCTGGACATCGGTGCCGGGCTGCCGACCTCGCCCAATCTGCACGAGGTGGTCCAGCGGGTGGACCCCACCGCGAAGATCGTCTACGTCGACAATGATCCGATCGTGCTGGTCCACGCGCGAGCGCTCCTCACCTCCACGCCGGAGGGGTCGACCACCTATCTGGACGCCGACCTGCTGGACGCCGACAAGATCATCAAGGCTTCCGAGGTACGGGCCCTGGACTTCAGCCGTCCGATTGCGATCAGTCTCATCGCGGTCCTGCAGTTCGTCACCGACGAGGCCGAGGCGCACCGGATCATCGACACCCTGATGGCCCGGCTCGCCCCCGGCAGCGCGCTCGCGATCTCCACCGTGACCGCGCACAACGAGCAGGCGGTGCAGGGGGCGAAGGCGTACACGGCCCGTGGCATCCCGGCCAAGCCGCGCACCGACGACGAGGTGGCCGCGCTCTTCCGCGGCCTGGACCTGGTCGAGCCGGGCGTCCAGCTGGTCCACCGCTGGCGCCCCGACCCGGCCGCCACCGCCGTCGACGACCTGCACGTCCAGATGTCCGGCGGCGTCGCCGTCAAGCGCTGA
- the ald gene encoding alanine dehydrogenase — MKVGIPSEVKNNEFRVAITPAGVFEFARAGHEVFVQSAAGMGSSITDTDFRDAGATIVPDGDAVWAEGDLILKVKEPVASEYHRMREGQVLFTYLHLAASKECTDALVDRRITGIAYETVELPDRSLPLLAPMSEVAGRLAPQVGAYQLMRQGGGRGVLMGGVPGVYAAKVVVIGAGVSGMNAAAIALGMQAEVMLLDRNIARLRAADADYRGHLQTIASNAYEIERAVLDADLVVGAVLVPGAKAPMLISNDLVERMKPGSVLVDISIDQGGCFEASRPTTHDDPTYRVHGSMFYCVANMPGAVPHTSTYALTNVTLPYALELANRGWRAALRHDRALAAGLNTHDGQVVYGPVGEAHGMPVTPLTEVLN; from the coding sequence GTGAAGGTCGGGATTCCCAGCGAGGTCAAGAACAACGAGTTCCGGGTCGCGATCACCCCGGCCGGGGTCTTCGAGTTCGCCCGCGCCGGGCACGAGGTGTTCGTGCAGAGCGCCGCCGGCATGGGCTCGTCGATCACCGACACGGACTTCCGGGACGCGGGGGCGACGATCGTGCCCGACGGTGACGCCGTGTGGGCCGAGGGCGACCTGATCCTCAAGGTCAAGGAGCCGGTGGCCAGCGAGTACCACCGGATGCGCGAGGGTCAGGTGCTCTTCACCTACCTGCACCTGGCGGCGTCCAAGGAGTGCACCGACGCGCTCGTCGACCGGCGGATCACCGGGATCGCGTACGAGACGGTCGAGCTGCCGGACCGCTCGCTGCCGCTGCTCGCGCCGATGTCCGAGGTGGCCGGCCGGCTCGCGCCGCAGGTCGGGGCGTACCAGCTGATGCGCCAGGGCGGCGGGCGCGGCGTGCTGATGGGCGGGGTGCCGGGAGTCTACGCGGCCAAGGTGGTGGTGATCGGGGCCGGCGTCTCCGGGATGAACGCGGCCGCCATCGCGCTCGGCATGCAGGCCGAGGTGATGCTGCTGGACCGCAACATCGCCCGGCTGCGCGCCGCCGACGCGGACTACCGCGGCCACCTGCAGACGATCGCCTCCAACGCGTACGAGATCGAACGCGCCGTGCTCGACGCGGACCTGGTGGTCGGGGCGGTCCTGGTGCCCGGGGCGAAGGCGCCGATGCTGATCTCGAACGACCTGGTCGAGCGGATGAAGCCGGGCAGCGTGCTGGTCGACATCTCGATCGACCAGGGCGGCTGCTTCGAGGCGTCCCGCCCGACGACGCACGACGACCCGACCTACCGGGTGCACGGATCGATGTTCTACTGCGTCGCGAACATGCCCGGGGCGGTGCCGCACACCAGCACCTACGCGCTCACCAACGTGACTCTCCCGTACGCTCTGGAACTGGCCAACCGGGGCTGGCGGGCCGCGCTGCGCCACGACCGGGCGCTGGCCGCCGGGTTGAACACGCACGACGGCCAGGTGGTCTACGGGCCGGTGGGAGAGGCGCACGGTATGCCGGTGACACCGCTGACGGAGGTGCTCAACTGA
- a CDS encoding NUDIX hydrolase has product MGFEHETVGSVERYRGPIFDVVTDEVTMSDGGTAKRDVVRNKGAVVVVALDDDGRVVLIKQYRHALGARIWELPAGLRDVDGEDPALTAARELAEEADLTAGRMEKLVEVHTSPGFSTEHVLIYLARDLAAVPDAERFARHDEEADLEVIRIGLDEAVAMVLRGEITNAAAVAGLLAAARTES; this is encoded by the coding sequence ATGGGCTTCGAGCACGAGACCGTCGGCTCGGTGGAGCGCTACCGCGGCCCGATCTTCGACGTGGTCACCGACGAGGTGACCATGTCGGACGGCGGCACGGCCAAGCGCGACGTGGTCCGTAACAAGGGCGCGGTCGTGGTGGTCGCGCTCGACGACGACGGCCGGGTGGTGCTGATCAAGCAGTACCGGCACGCCCTCGGCGCCCGGATCTGGGAGCTGCCGGCCGGCCTGCGCGACGTCGACGGCGAGGACCCGGCGCTGACCGCGGCCCGCGAGCTGGCCGAGGAGGCCGACCTCACCGCCGGCCGGATGGAGAAGCTGGTCGAGGTGCACACCTCGCCCGGGTTCAGCACCGAGCACGTGCTGATCTACCTGGCCCGCGATCTCGCGGCCGTGCCGGACGCGGAACGTTTCGCCCGGCACGACGAGGAGGCCGACCTGGAGGTCATCCGGATCGGCCTCGACGAGGCGGTCGCCATGGTGCTGCGTGGCGAGATCACCAACGCGGCCGCGGTGGCCGGGCTGCTGGCCGCCGCGCGTACGGAGTCCTAG
- a CDS encoding VanZ family protein: protein MDHSATLSAPARRARRIVGAGLATLAVAVVAITPFRILVRMLSLPLQHPSRQVWLTTLNGIMLVMVVLLPVAAVTAGALAGWRRSTGRPAAWRSSLAEVAMVYGTLPWVWYILLPGLEPGKIGQVSLVPLRDLQAQVADGAVGQIVGNLLVFAALGFFVPLRFPALASVTRVLALAAGCSILVETLQYVLRLDRVSSIDDVLLNAAGAGLAALVSRPWWGAPVLPPGTSVPGGAGRA, encoded by the coding sequence ATGGACCACAGCGCAACCCTGTCCGCTCCGGCCCGTCGCGCGCGCCGGATCGTGGGCGCCGGCCTGGCCACCCTCGCCGTCGCCGTCGTCGCGATCACGCCGTTCCGCATCCTGGTGCGAATGCTGAGCCTGCCGCTGCAGCATCCGAGCCGGCAGGTCTGGCTGACCACGCTGAACGGGATCATGCTGGTCATGGTGGTCCTGCTGCCGGTGGCCGCGGTGACGGCCGGCGCGCTGGCCGGGTGGCGCCGGTCCACCGGGCGGCCGGCGGCGTGGCGGTCGTCGCTGGCCGAGGTCGCGATGGTCTACGGCACGCTGCCGTGGGTCTGGTACATCCTGCTGCCCGGTCTCGAACCCGGCAAGATCGGGCAGGTGAGCCTGGTGCCGCTGCGGGACCTGCAGGCCCAGGTCGCGGACGGCGCGGTCGGCCAGATCGTCGGCAACCTGCTGGTCTTCGCGGCGCTCGGGTTCTTCGTGCCGCTGCGGTTCCCGGCGCTGGCGTCGGTGACACGGGTCCTGGCGCTCGCCGCGGGCTGCTCGATCCTGGTCGAGACCCTGCAGTACGTCCTGCGCCTGGACCGGGTCTCGTCGATCGACGACGTGCTGCTCAACGCGGCCGGCGCCGGGCTCGCCGCGCTGGTCTCCCGGCCGTGGTGGGGTGCCCCGGTCCTGCCGCCGGGCACGAGCGTGCCCGGCGGTGCGGGTCGGGCCTAG
- a CDS encoding helix-turn-helix transcriptional regulator: MSDDLSERLSALERVVADLVEQAAKSTPEPTADPVHAETFWALEGLRAKVADTTGGVLFTGTVDLPTGEHYDWQYGRMLDDLLEIDWTETAPVLSAVGHPVRLRLLQKIISGTRGAAELAEDTELGTTGQVYHHLRQLVSAGWLRTLARGQYTIPGERVVPLLVILAATR, from the coding sequence ATGAGTGATGACCTGAGTGAACGCCTTTCCGCCCTCGAACGCGTCGTGGCCGACCTGGTCGAGCAGGCCGCCAAGTCCACGCCTGAGCCGACTGCCGACCCGGTGCATGCCGAGACCTTCTGGGCGCTGGAGGGGCTGCGTGCCAAGGTCGCCGACACCACCGGTGGTGTCCTCTTCACCGGCACGGTCGACCTGCCCACCGGCGAGCACTACGACTGGCAGTACGGACGGATGCTCGACGACCTGCTCGAGATCGACTGGACCGAGACCGCGCCGGTGCTCTCCGCGGTCGGCCATCCGGTTCGGTTGCGGTTACTTCAAAAGATCATTTCCGGTACGCGCGGGGCCGCCGAACTGGCCGAGGACACCGAGCTGGGCACGACCGGGCAGGTCTACCACCACCTGCGGCAGCTCGTGTCGGCCGGCTGGCTGCGGACGCTCGCCCGCGGGCAGTACACGATCCCCGGGGAGCGGGTGGTGCCGCTGCTGGTGATCCTCGCCGCGACCCGATGA
- a CDS encoding VOC family protein → MGFPKLQSIVLDTPDARGLAEFYRRLLGLAYRPGDEPPAPGADDEKGRDWLVLVGAGGVRLAFQQEPGLKPTTWPDGTVPQQMHLDTAVESVEELNRQHERALSLGAVMRFDRSDDDEEPLRVYADPAGHTFCIFVGA, encoded by the coding sequence ATGGGCTTTCCGAAGCTGCAGTCGATCGTGCTCGACACGCCGGATGCGCGCGGCCTGGCCGAGTTCTACCGCCGCCTGCTCGGGCTGGCGTACCGGCCCGGCGATGAGCCGCCCGCGCCCGGGGCGGACGACGAGAAGGGCCGCGACTGGCTGGTCCTGGTCGGTGCCGGCGGGGTGCGGCTGGCCTTCCAGCAGGAGCCCGGGCTGAAGCCGACCACCTGGCCGGACGGCACGGTCCCGCAGCAGATGCACCTGGACACCGCCGTCGAGTCGGTCGAGGAGCTGAACCGGCAGCACGAGCGGGCCCTGAGCCTGGGCGCCGTCATGCGTTTCGACCGCAGCGACGACGACGAGGAGCCGCTGCGCGTCTACGCCGATCCGGCGGGCCACACCTTCTGCATCTTCGTCGGGGCGTAG
- a CDS encoding alpha/beta hydrolase, which yields MQLSALITALTLAVGPVPAHPAPGLDWGACPDDLPGTPPSAAVTCATLTLPVDWADPHGPTFGMVVAKRFARGARAGTLVFGPGGPGDSGVDRVRKGDRFSDEQLDRFDIVSFDPRTVKRSAAPTCVPEPDRPPVVLHDPAEFAAAVTTNRAYWDRCRASSPVFANADSVTIARDLDALRQALGERRLTFHGSSYGTLLGEMYAERFPDRVRAIVLESAFDHDLPLTDFVRSEAAGAQDAFDQFVAWCDRATATECVLHGTDVRGTWRSILRDADAGRYAPLTSFEVAALPMALTPQWGRLAGTIRDLADGTAPKPPNLDVAAGVFCADFPADVRDFTAYRRLVGIAAKAAPDVRYGAALLAIRTCLGWPQPIANPPHRLAVHTRTPLLVFNAVHDPRTPYPWARHVAAELGRSGRLVTYLGSGHGQYQASGCTTAVIDRYLIDLTVPPPGTTCPDIS from the coding sequence ATGCAGCTGTCCGCCCTGATCACCGCGCTCACGCTGGCCGTCGGCCCGGTGCCCGCGCACCCGGCGCCCGGCCTGGACTGGGGTGCGTGCCCGGACGACCTGCCCGGGACGCCGCCGAGCGCGGCGGTCACCTGCGCCACGCTGACCCTGCCGGTCGACTGGGCCGATCCGCACGGGCCGACGTTCGGCATGGTGGTCGCGAAGCGGTTCGCGCGGGGGGCGCGGGCCGGGACGCTGGTCTTCGGGCCGGGCGGGCCCGGGGACTCCGGGGTCGACCGGGTGCGCAAGGGCGACCGGTTCAGCGACGAGCAACTGGACCGGTTCGACATCGTGAGCTTCGACCCCCGTACCGTCAAGCGATCGGCCGCGCCCACCTGCGTGCCGGAACCGGACCGCCCACCTGTCGTTCTTCACGACCCGGCGGAGTTCGCCGCCGCGGTGACCACCAACCGGGCCTACTGGGACCGGTGCCGGGCGAGCAGCCCGGTCTTCGCCAATGCCGACTCGGTGACGATCGCGCGGGATCTGGACGCGCTGCGGCAGGCCCTCGGCGAGCGGCGGTTGACGTTCCACGGCAGCTCCTACGGGACGCTGCTGGGCGAGATGTACGCGGAGCGGTTCCCCGACCGGGTGCGCGCGATCGTGCTGGAGAGCGCCTTCGACCACGACCTGCCGCTGACCGATTTCGTCCGCTCCGAGGCGGCCGGGGCGCAGGACGCCTTCGACCAGTTCGTGGCGTGGTGCGACCGGGCCACCGCGACCGAGTGTGTGCTGCACGGCACCGATGTCCGGGGCACCTGGCGGTCGATCCTGCGGGACGCCGACGCCGGCCGGTACGCGCCGCTGACGTCGTTCGAGGTCGCGGCGCTGCCGATGGCGCTGACCCCGCAGTGGGGCCGGCTGGCCGGCACGATCCGGGATCTCGCGGACGGGACCGCCCCGAAGCCGCCGAACCTGGACGTGGCCGCCGGGGTGTTCTGCGCGGACTTTCCGGCGGACGTGCGCGACTTCACGGCGTACCGAAGGCTCGTGGGGATCGCGGCGAAGGCCGCGCCGGATGTCCGTTACGGAGCAGCGCTGCTCGCGATCCGGACCTGCCTGGGCTGGCCGCAACCGATCGCGAATCCGCCGCATCGGCTGGCGGTGCACACCCGGACGCCGCTGCTGGTGTTCAACGCCGTGCACGATCCGCGGACGCCCTACCCCTGGGCCCGGCACGTGGCGGCCGAGCTGGGGCGCAGCGGGCGGCTGGTCACCTACCTGGGCTCGGGGCACGGGCAGTATCAGGCCAGTGGGTGCACGACCGCGGTGATCGACCGCTACCTGATCGACCTGACCGTGCCGCCGCCGGGCACGACCTGCCCGGACATCTCCTGA
- a CDS encoding cellulase family glycosylhydrolase — translation MALLAAVIVVGGLAVTLPRALASGPSCIVSYKVGEQWLGGFQGEVTVKNIGDPLDSWTLAFDFPDGGQKVTQGWGGTWHQSGTRVTAASGALATDASATLGFSGTWASGNPVPAAFTLNGRDCTAGIVPPAVNASTSPHPSTAVPAPAPALKVVGNKIVTGSGAVHQLYGVNRSGGEFACIQGNGIWEGPMDQASITAMRAWRIRAVRVPLNEECWLGTPSVPEVGGDPYRDAVKDYVNLLVKNGITPILELHWSYGEYTGDSSPCADVKATCQKPMPDAQYAPTFWTDVATTFRGNDAVILDLFNEPFPDRAAGNTTAAWKCWRDGGTCEGIGYPVAGFQTLVDAVRATGATNIIMLSGLSYANDLGQWLTYKPNDPLNNLAAAAHLYNFNDCDRAKCWNRQLAPVAAQVPLTLSEIGENDCGHKFVDGLMDWADAHEVGYLGWTWNPWDCAAGPALISDHTGTPTDFGQGLKDRFARVAN, via the coding sequence ATGGCCCTGCTCGCCGCCGTGATCGTGGTCGGCGGCCTGGCCGTGACGCTGCCCCGGGCGCTCGCCTCCGGCCCCAGCTGCATCGTCAGCTACAAGGTCGGCGAGCAGTGGCTCGGCGGCTTCCAGGGCGAGGTCACCGTCAAGAACATCGGCGACCCGCTCGACTCCTGGACGCTGGCCTTCGACTTCCCGGACGGCGGCCAGAAGGTCACCCAGGGCTGGGGCGGCACGTGGCACCAGTCCGGCACCCGGGTCACCGCGGCGAGCGGCGCCCTGGCCACCGACGCGTCGGCCACCCTCGGCTTCAGCGGCACGTGGGCCAGCGGCAACCCGGTCCCGGCGGCGTTCACCCTGAACGGCCGGGACTGCACCGCCGGCATCGTGCCGCCGGCCGTGAACGCGTCCACGTCCCCGCACCCGTCCACCGCCGTCCCCGCTCCGGCGCCCGCGCTGAAGGTGGTCGGCAACAAGATCGTCACCGGCTCCGGGGCGGTGCACCAGCTCTACGGGGTGAACCGGTCCGGCGGCGAGTTCGCCTGCATCCAGGGCAACGGCATCTGGGAAGGCCCGATGGACCAGGCCTCGATCACCGCCATGCGCGCCTGGCGGATCCGGGCCGTCCGGGTGCCGCTGAACGAGGAGTGCTGGCTGGGCACCCCGAGTGTGCCCGAGGTCGGCGGCGATCCGTACCGGGACGCCGTCAAGGACTACGTGAACCTGCTGGTCAAGAACGGGATCACGCCGATCCTCGAGCTGCACTGGAGCTACGGGGAGTACACCGGCGACTCGTCGCCCTGCGCCGACGTCAAGGCCACCTGCCAGAAGCCGATGCCGGACGCGCAGTACGCGCCGACGTTCTGGACCGACGTGGCGACCACGTTCCGGGGCAACGACGCGGTCATCCTCGACCTGTTCAACGAGCCGTTCCCGGACCGGGCGGCCGGCAACACCACCGCGGCCTGGAAGTGCTGGCGCGACGGCGGCACCTGCGAGGGCATCGGCTACCCGGTCGCCGGCTTCCAGACCCTGGTCGACGCGGTCCGGGCCACCGGCGCCACCAACATCATCATGCTCAGCGGGCTGTCCTACGCCAACGACCTCGGCCAGTGGCTCACCTACAAGCCGAACGACCCGCTGAACAACCTGGCGGCCGCCGCCCACCTGTACAACTTCAACGACTGCGACCGCGCGAAATGCTGGAACCGGCAGCTCGCCCCGGTGGCCGCGCAGGTCCCGCTGACGCTCAGTGAGATCGGCGAGAACGACTGCGGCCACAAGTTCGTCGACGGCCTGATGGACTGGGCGGACGCGCACGAGGTCGGCTACCTGGGCTGGACCTGGAACCCGTGGGACTGCGCCGCCGGCCCGGCACTGATCAGCGACCACACCGGCACCCCGACCGATTTCGGTCAGGGCCTCAAGGACCGCTTCGCCCGCGTCGCCAACTAG